The sequence aattaattttttgaactgtaagTTTAACggttccatttttgttaaaaaaagttcaaaatataaagtgtaaaattgaagtattttcttcaaaattaatttactttgcaAAGTTTTGCACTGTTgtgttaaaggattttttaaaatgagtttcaTCAATTAAATCTTTGCGTTTAGCggaaaatctgaatattttacTTTCAGTTGACCGGGAAAATGGAAAATCTTGACCAGAAAATGTCccggaatttgaaatcgtccgccgaatcgttaccctctttttttttagaattgattctaaattttaaaagcttatattTCCTTTTCAAGATTTTAGATGGACACAAAGATTACGTGAATTCGATTTCTTATGAGCCGGAAGGCGAACTTTTGGCTTCCGTTTCTGACGACCACACCTGCAAACTTTGGGCAGTGAAAGAGGAGGAACAAAAATgcatttctacattttttctgaCTTCACCAGGAGTCAGTGTCTGTTGGCATAGCGAGGAATCGGGAAAATTGCTCGTTGCTGAGAAAAATGGGTTGATACGAATGTTTAATGTCCGAAGCCAACAAGCGATTATGTCTTTGGATGCAGGAACTGTTCCTTTATCGGCTGCCGATTGGggtccaaatcctttaaaagtcaTCTGCGTAGCTGCTGGAGAACTTTTGCTTTGGGACGTCTCCAGGCCCAGGTAcaatcaactctttttttaaaattgtttttcatttttttttttttttagaaaaaattactttgacgCATTTTATCccccaaattattatttattcaatttaaaaaaataaaaacatcatttttctttcaataatatcCACTATTTGAATTGAGCTTTATatctagttttaaattttcttgaattctattgaattgcatttaatgcttttcaattatcttgaaatcttttcaattcaatggatatttttaagattttcaatttttaaattcatcttgagTTTTTCAATGTTATCAGATTCTTATTTATTCGCATTTATccgaattcaatgaaattttattgtatctttttaatttttttttactttccttgaattgttttaaattcggtctgaattccttttaatttatcttaactTTACTCGctacaatttaattgaaatcagtgggatattttggatttgaaaccaattttttcaatatacccTGAATTCTAATGAATTATTTCCAGAGTTCTCTTGAATTCCTTTGCAATCCCTTGAGttcttttaagttcttttaaattcactgcaATTGTACTGATATTAATGGAatatattggattttttaaaatttattgcaatacGTTTCAGATAAATTGAattcactttgaattatttttactttatactgaattcttttaaattcttcggaatttttgaacttttttcaagaattttaatttaaaaaaaaaaattttatcatttttttcatttgaaaaaattacttttacgcATTTTATCCTCCAAATTATTATTTANNNNNNNNNNNNNNNNNNNNNNNNNNNNNNNNNNNNNNNNNNNNNNNNNNNNNNNNNNNNNNNNNNNNNNNNNNNNNNNNNNNNNNNNNNNNNNNNNNNNTgaacttttttcaagaattttaatttaaaaaaaaaaattttatcatttttttcatttgaaaaaattacttttacgcATTTTATcctccaaattattatttatttaattaaaaaaaataaaaacatgtcatttttctttcaataaaaccCACTATTTGAATTGAGCTTTAAATctagttttgaattttctttaattctattgaattgcatttaatgcttttcaattatcttgaaatcttttcaattcaatggatatttttaagattttcaatttttaaattcatcttgagTTTTTGTATATGTATACgtttcttttattgttttttactttccttgaattcttttaaattcggtctgaattccttttaatttatcttaactCTATCCAATTTTACTCGctacaatttaattgaaatcagtgggatattttggatttgaaaccaattttttcaatatacccTGAATTCTAATGAATTATTTCCAGAGATCTCTTGAATTCATTTGCAATCCCTTGAGttcttttaagttcttttaaattcactgcaATTGTACTGATATTAATGGAAtatattggatttttttaaatttattgcaatacGTTTCAGATACTTTTAAttcactttgaattctttttactttatactgaattcttttaaattcttcggaatctttgaacttttttcaagaatttaaaatttaaaaaaaaaaattttttatcatttttttcatttgaaaaaattacttttacgcATTTTATCcccaaaattattattgatttaatttaaaaaaaaataaaaacatgtcatttttctttcaataaaaccCACTATTTGAATTGAGCTTTAAATctagttttgaattttcttgaattctattgaattgcatttaatgcttttcaattatcttgaaatcttttcaattcaatggatatttttaagattttcaatttttaaattcatcttgagTTTTTGTATATGTTATCAGATTCTTATTTATTCGCATTTATccgaattcaatgaaattttattgtatctttttaatttttttttactttccttgaattgttttaaattcggtctgaattccttttaatttatcttaactCTATTCAATTTTACTCGctacaatttaattgaaatcagtgggatattttggatttgaaaccaattttttcaatatactcTGAATTCGAATGCATTAGTTCCAGAGTTctcttgaattcctttgaattccctTGAGTTCTTTTAAATTCGCTCCAATTCTACTGATATCAAtagaatatttttggtttttaacaatttattgcaATACGTTTCAGATAATTTGAATTCACGTTGAATTCTTTTTACTTTatactgaattcttttaaattcttcagaattttttaagttattcaaaATGCACTCGAATTTTACTGAAGTCAGTCgaatatctatttaatttttttcaattaatttaaaaaatatcttgaattcttattaatttatcctgaattcttttaaattcttcagaattcTGTCAAATCATTCTAAATTCGCTCAAATTTGACTTTattcatgaattcttttaaatttttcggaatttttaaagttattctaaattcactcaaattttattgaagtcattagattatttatttaattattgcaatttatttcaaatcatttagaattcaccttgaattcttattaatttatcctgaattctgtttaattcttcggaattcacttaaattattttaatttcgttccaattttattgaaataattggaatatctttaattttttgtttaattgtaataaatttgcaatcattTGGAATTGACTCTGGATTCTTATtgattattcgtgaattttttttaattcttcagaattctcttaaattactctaaattcgctcgaattttactgaaatcagttgaatatctatttaattttttcaattaatttgaaaattatattgaattcttattaatttattctgaatttattttcatttttcagaattctcttaaattattcttaatttactCAAATTTGGCTAAAATCAATGTATTTTCTAAGTTGATTGCAATACctttaagataattttaattcaccttaaattcttaTTACTTTattcatgaattcttttaatttcttcggattttttaaagttattcagtaattttttaagtttctctaaattaacacaaattttattgaaatcaatagattatttattcaattattgcaATATATTCCAAATAatgataaattcaaataatttggaaaataattttccttctgatttatgaaaatgtaatttacagaaaaaaaactttgtccCAAGATAGGAATCATCAGATTTTGAAAACTccttttctcaaataaaaatttattcgaatataaaaattctttttttttcctaataaaaatttcacagaatGGAAAATTTGGATCTACAAAATGTTGTGAAAATATTGTAACTATATTTCTGAATCGTAATagaaaatatcataaataaatataattctgacttaaAACAGGAATTTCTTGACATAATTcgataattttggaaaagaattataatcattatttagaAAAAGGGAATATAAAAAATCCatgttctaattaaaaattaaaatgtttgtttagaaatcccttgaaatttttagaaatcttttttcaaattcaaatcttttaaattttccaggGAAAATGAGCAATTGATCgggaaaaaagcgaatttttgttTACAGCCGACCAGTAGAAAGTCGAACTCTCCACGTGGAAGGAGGACTAACCGTAAAATTTTCTTTCGCAAGTGAAAATCTTGTTGCCAGTATCGGCCGACCAGATACTCTCCTGAAAATTACGAATTTGAGCACAAAACAAGTAATTCTCTgcggaaaaataaaactttttggagGATTAAGTTGGCATCAAAGATTGCCCTACGTTTGCGCAGGAAGTGATAGAGAACTTCTATTTtggagaataaataataaataataactcgACGTTATTTTTCGAGATATAATTCTTTAGGAAAAGTAAGTAACTTTTTTGTGTAAGAAAGTATAAGCGATGATCTATTTTGTAtccattttattgtttttttagatattgggacttttgaatataaaattaagatgaaaattgaattctattcaaaagttttgttttcaatttacttgaaatctttacttaattagttttaattttagcttttagaaatttttgatttattttagttaatttttcaaacaagaagattaattttttacaaaaaaaaaaacgaattttgatcaaatcgcgtatatttcaaatcaaaaagatgaaatttttcactggaaaatacgatttttcaacaacatatttacatttttagccaaatagtttaatttttaattaaaaagattgattttctacgaatttttaacaaatttcataaattttcaacaaaaaagatgaatttttaaccaagaagattaattttataataaaaaaaacgcatttttaacaaattgtataaatttttaactaaaaaaatttattttctactgaaatataaaacggacgaattttcaaccaacaagattaattttctactagaaagacgaatttttgataaaatacataaatgtttaactaaataaatgaattttctagccgaaaatacgagtttttaacaaaatacatacattttaaccaaataaaggaattttcaacaagaataataattttatactagAAAAAAACAAGCttccaaaaacaaacaaaaaacatttttaaccataaagttatattttcaaccaaaaaaattaattttcaaccaagaagattaattttctactaaaaaaaaaggatttttaaccaaatagtttaactttctactaaaaagaatatttttctactaaaaaatgaaaaagaccaatttttaataaatttcataaattttgaaacatagcgataaattttctactgagaagattaatttcataatcaaaaagatgaatttttaacaaactgcatAAATGtttgacgaaaaagatgaatttttaatcaagaagattaattttctaataagaaaacgcatttttaacaaattgtataaattttcaactaaaaagattgattttctactgaaatataaaaaggacgaattttcaaccaagaaaattaatttgcaactaaaaagaagaatttttgataaaatacataaatttttaactaaataaatgaattttctagccgaaaatacgagtttttaacaaaatacatacattttaaccaaataaaggaattttcaacaagaataataattttataatagaaaaaaaaacaagcttccaacaacaaccaaaaaatatttttaaccagaaagttaatttttcaatcaaaaaaattaattttcaaccaagaagattaattttctactaaaaaaaagaatttttaacaaattgcataaattttcaaccaaaaagatggattttctagctgaaaatatgagttttcaaaaaaataaatacaatttttaaccaaatagtttaattttctactaaaaaataaaaaagtggaattgttaacaaatttcataaattgttaaccaacaCGATAAATTTTctgacaagaagattaattttccagccaaaaatacgagttttcaacaaaatacatacattttaaccaaataaagaaattttcaacaaaaataataataattttataacagaaagtacaagttttcaacaacgaacaaaaaaaatttttaaccagaaagttaatttttcattcaaaaaaattaattttcaaccaagaagattaattttctactaaaaaaaacaacgaatttttaacaaattgcataaaatttcaaggaaaaggatttttaaccaaatagtttaacttattgctaaaaagaatatttttctactaaaaaatgaaaaagaccaatttttaataaatttcataaattttgaaccatagcGATAAATTTGctactgagaagattaatttcataatcaaaaagatgaattttttacaaattgcataaattttcgacgaaaaagatgaatttttaaccaagaagattaattttcgactaaaaaagatactttctctaccaagaatacaatttttagagaaaaaaaacaatcattttgaaaaaatagcttAGTTTCTAACcatgatacgaattttcaaataacaggatgaatctcaaacaaaaaacaaaaaaaaaattgttttgaagaatGTAGTTCATCTTTcgaacaaataaatcaattttcaaaaaaacattaattttccactcgaagatcaattatttcaaattatttttctaaaagactagttttcaacgaaatacataaatttttaaacaaataactgcataaattttccatcaaaaagatgaattttcaacctggaaaACTAATTAtcgactaaaaaagacgaattttttaacaaaataaaattttttttaactaaataaatgaattttctagctgaaaatacgagtttttaacaaaatacatacctTTTAACCCAATAaaggaatttttgacaagaataataattatttgtcaGAAAATACAAGTTATTAACAACAACCGAAAAACATTTTCTacccataaagatgaattcttaataaaattaatatttttttaaccagataagatgatttttcaaaaagaaaaaaacatttttaaccagtaagttaatttttcaaacaagaagattaattttctataaaagaacgcatttttaacaaatcggatgaattttaaacgaaaaagatgattttttaacccgaatgtacgatttttcaacaaaatacttacatttttaatcaaatagtttaatttttaacccagaagattaattttctactaaaaaaaaaacgaattttttacaaattgcatccattttcaaccaaaaggatgaatttgctaccaagaagattaattttctagctgaaaatacgagtttttaacaaaatacatctatttttaaccaaatatttcaattttcaaatgaaaagattaattttttactaaaaagtgaaaaagacgaatttttaacaaatttcataaattttcaatcagagagatgaattttcaaatgaggaggttaattttctactaaaaaaaacaacgaatttttgaaaaatgcataaattttcattcaaaaaaatgaatatcctaacaaaaagataaaggatttttcaacaagaataataattttatacaagaaaatacAAGTTTCCGataacaaccaaaaaaaattttacccagaaagttaaattttccataaaaaaatgaattttctactagttttcaacgaaatacataaattttatatcaaataactAAATCTTGaacaagattattaattttataccagaaaagaagatttttcaacaaaaaacgtaaatatatttatcaaatagttaaattttcaaccaagaaaattcattttcatattttaaaccaaataaatgaattttttaccaccaaaaaacgagttttcaatcaaaaacataagtttttcaactaataaattaatctttaactagaaaactaattttgtaccgaaaaatacgagttttcaacaaaataaatacatttttaaccaagtagatgaattttcaacccgaaaatacgattttttaacaaaatacatacgttttaaccaaatagattaattttcaaaataaaaaggttcaattctctaccaaaaagtgaaaaagacgaatttttaacacatttcatgaatttttaaccaaaaagatgaattttctaataaaaaaaattaatttttaactaaataaattaattttctacctgataatacgaaatttcaacaaaatgcattaattgtcagcaaagaaaattaattttctagctgaaaatacGTGTATTTCACATAATATACaagtatttaacaaattaaattaattttaaacaataaaattaattttctacttaacaatacgagttttcttttattttagacattttcgagtaaatagatgaattttttaactaaaaaaaaacaattttttattacagattgagtagttcaattttcgtttaagaaaattaattttcaaagcaaaaaagaattttccataaaacagttaaatcgtcaaatcgagaatatgaattttcaaaaaagattattttttaacaaattaaaaaaatattcttgcctattcgcataatttaaaaaatgcatggacaggGTGGCGATTCGTCGGACGATTCCAAATTCTCGTTAACTTCcgggtaaagtttttttttaattttcccggtcactataatttaatttttgaccaaaaagatgaattttcacctaagaagattaagtttgaccaaaatgtacgaattttcaagtaaaaaataatttcgaatgattaaaaagttaaaatatgaagtaaaaataatttttaaactaaaatttaacttttaaccaagtaattttatttccaaactaaaagatgaattttcagccgataataagaatttttagacaataagattaattttaaaaaagtggtaattttctatttaaaaaatggattttttaaacaaaatacatatttttagcaatatagctgaattttctattaaaaaataccaattttcattgatattgttgaatttcgaactaggaaagatagattttcagttaaaaatgaaacagtcgaattttcagttgaagaaattaattttcaactaaactgatgaa comes from Belonocnema kinseyi isolate 2016_QV_RU_SX_M_011 chromosome 5, B_treatae_v1, whole genome shotgun sequence and encodes:
- the LOC117172319 gene encoding nucleoporin Nup37 isoform X2; translation: MDEALVTPCAFKLTFSKQIYRVELSPYEWSQHLICIALDQEIIVGTVKFQEEDEIVDDILYTPLRTFHHETRVHAIAWSPETSLSVVPKVVSFCIAGADFKIRRYTSNLSDFNTYEILDGHKDYVNSISYEPEGELLASVSDDHTCKLWAVKEEEQKCISTFFLTSPGVSVCWHSEESGKLLVAEKNGLIRMFNVRSQQAIMSLDAGTVPLSAADWGPNPLKVICVAAGELLLWDVSRPRENEQLIGKKANFCLQPTSRKSNSPRGRRTNRKIFFRK
- the LOC117172319 gene encoding nucleoporin Nup37 isoform X1 gives rise to the protein MDEALVTPCAFKLTFSKQIYRVELSPYEWSQHLICIALDQEIIVGTVKFQEEDEIVDDILYTPLRTFHHETRVHAIAWSPETSLSVVPKVVSFCIAGADFKIRRYTSNLSDFNTYEILDGHKDYVNSISYEPEGELLASVSDDHTCKLWAVKEEEQKCISTFFLTSPGVSVCWHSEESGKLLVAEKNGLIRMFNVRSQQAIMSLDAGTVPLSAADWGPNPLKVICVAAGELLLWDVSRPSRPVESRTLHVEGGLTVKFSFASENLVASIGRPDTLLKITNLSTKQVILCGKIKLFGGLSWHQRLPYVCAGSDRELLFWRINNK